One Nicotiana tomentosiformis chromosome 4, ASM39032v3, whole genome shotgun sequence genomic window carries:
- the LOC104102319 gene encoding peroxisomal membrane protein 11A → MEPKNRDFLIHLEAYLSKRDGVDKLLKISRYASKVIIAASVIPESLPLSRRLKSFESSVGVSRKAFRLGKFVQDVNALRSANISSKEELILSILAYGGEGLYYFVEQFVWLGKAGLIDKKYLSNLQKISAWCEFIGYIGSVSLKVKELKKISEDEACLVSTIEVSIIRGIGYNEEEEKIRKLRMKKLMKRLSVIQDFADGLMALADIRDGKGLISGPLLLSSAGLLSALISTHKNWISC, encoded by the coding sequence ATGGAACCCAAAAACAGAGATTTCCTGATCCATCTAGAAGCTTACCTCTCCAAACGTGACGGCGTTGACAAATTACTCAAAATCTCCCGTTACGCTTCCAAAGTCATCATCGCCGCCTCCGTTATCCCCGAATCCCTTCCGTTATCTCGCCGTTTAAAATCCTTCGAATCAAGCGTCGGTGTTAGCCGTAAAGCATTTCGCTTGGGGAAATTCGTACAAGACGTTAACGCACTCCGTTCAGCTAATATCAGTTCAAAAGAAGAATTAATTCTCTCGATTTTAGCTTACGGGGGCGAAGGATTGTACTATTTTGTTGAGCAATTTGTTTGGTTAGGTAAAGCAGGGTTAATTGATAAGAAATATTTGAGTAATTTACAGAAGATTAGTGCTTGGTGTGAGTTTATTGGTTATATTGGAAGTGTTAGTTTGAAGGTTAAGGAATTAAAGAAGATTAGTGAAGATGAGGCGTGTTTGGTTTCGACTATTGAGGTTTCGATAATTAGGGGAATTGGGTATAATGAGGAAGAGGAAAAAATAAGGAAACTGAGAATGAAGAAGTTAATGAAGAGGTTATCAGTAATTCAAGATTTTGCTGATGGATTAATGGCTTTGGCTGATATTAGAGATGGTAAAGGGCTGATTTCTGGGCCGCTGTTGTTGTCATCAGCTGGGCTTTTGTCAGCTCTCATTAGCACACATAAGAATTGGATTTCTTGCTGA
- the LOC138910502 gene encoding uncharacterized protein has product MSAPPGNWEGQSTASPPLFNGQYYSWWKNRMRDNIINDEGVEVPKTRADCTTEDLKKWEKNAKAKKWLVCGLGPYEYSRIQSCTTAKEIWDTLQVAHEGTPQVKRSIGTLLYSQYENFTTKEGEIIQEMYTRFTTLTNEIKSLERIIPEEDRVEKILTRVLPITWESKMTVIQESKNIFTLPLDELIGNLTAYELRRQP; this is encoded by the exons atgagtgcaccacctggaaactgggaagggcaatccactgctagtccaccactctttaatggccagTACTATTCTTGGTGGAAAAATAGGATGAGAGATAACATT ATAAATGATGAAGGAGTGgaggtgccaaagacaagagcggattgcactactgaggacttgaagaaatgggaaaagaatgctaaagccaagaaatggcttgtttgtggacttggtccatATGAGTACAgcagaatccaaagttgtaccactgctaaAGAAATCTGGGACACTctgcaagtggctcatgaaggaacacctcaggtgaagagatccataggaactctactgtattctcaatatgagaactttACTACGAAGGAAGGAGAAATTATtcaagagatgtacacaaggttcactacattgACAAATGAAATAAAGTCTCTTGAAAggattattcctgaagaagatagagttGAGAAGATATTGACAAGGGTTCTGCCTattacttgggagagcaaaatgactgtcattcaggaatcaaagaacattttcactctcccactagatgaattaattggaaatcttactgcctatgaacttaggagacaaccatga